From the Streptomyces sp. Tu 2975 genome, one window contains:
- a CDS encoding cold-shock protein: MAQGTVKWFNAEKGYGFIAVDGGADVFVHYSAIQMDGYRTLEEGQRVEFEISQGQKGPQADMVKLAV, translated from the coding sequence ATGGCTCAGGGCACCGTCAAGTGGTTCAACGCGGAGAAGGGGTACGGCTTCATCGCGGTCGACGGTGGTGCGGATGTTTTCGTCCACTACAGCGCGATCCAGATGGACGGATACCGCACCCTTGAAGAAGGTCAGCGAGTCGAATTCGAGATCTCGCAGGGCCAGAAGGGTCCGCAGGCGGACATGGTCAAGCTCGCCGTCTGA
- the thrC gene encoding threonine synthase, with protein sequence MAAQTVASTSTSATASTSVDLGPAAALSCRECGQRFELGPIFACAECFGPLEVAYDLPSGSPEELRKQIEAGPANIWRYAPLLPVPADVADKPNLNPGWTKLVKADNLARELGVTGGLFVKDDSGNPTHSFKDRVVAQALEAARAFGFTTLSCSSTGNLAGAVGAAAARAGFRSCVFIPHDLEQGKVVMAAVYGGELVGIEGNYDDVNRFCSELIGDPLGEGWGFVNVNLRPYYAEGSKTLAYEICEQLGWRLPDQLVVPIASGSQLTKIDKGLQELIKLGLVEDKPYKIFGAQAEGCSPVSTAFKAGHDVVRPQKPNTIAKSLAIGNPADGPYVLDIARRTGGAVEDVNDEQVVDAIKLLARTEGIFAETAGGVTVGVTKKLIEAGLLDPALTTVVLNTGDGLKTLDAVAETSQATAVIRPSLDAFRDAGLAAH encoded by the coding sequence ATGGCTGCGCAGACCGTCGCAAGCACCAGCACCTCCGCCACCGCGTCCACCTCCGTGGACCTCGGCCCCGCCGCCGCACTTTCGTGCCGCGAGTGCGGACAGCGTTTCGAACTCGGTCCGATCTTCGCCTGTGCCGAGTGTTTCGGGCCGCTCGAAGTCGCCTACGACCTGCCGAGCGGCAGCCCCGAAGAGCTCCGGAAGCAGATCGAGGCGGGCCCGGCCAACATCTGGCGCTACGCCCCGCTGCTGCCCGTCCCGGCCGATGTGGCCGACAAGCCGAACCTGAACCCGGGCTGGACCAAGCTGGTCAAGGCCGACAACCTCGCCCGCGAACTGGGCGTCACCGGCGGCCTGTTCGTCAAGGACGACTCCGGCAACCCGACGCACTCCTTCAAGGACCGGGTCGTCGCCCAGGCCCTCGAGGCCGCCCGCGCCTTCGGCTTCACCACCCTGTCCTGCTCCTCCACGGGCAACCTCGCGGGCGCGGTCGGCGCCGCCGCCGCGCGGGCCGGCTTCCGTTCCTGCGTGTTCATCCCGCACGACCTCGAGCAGGGCAAGGTCGTCATGGCCGCGGTGTACGGCGGCGAGCTCGTCGGCATCGAGGGCAACTACGACGACGTGAACCGCTTCTGCTCCGAGCTCATCGGCGACCCGCTGGGCGAGGGCTGGGGCTTCGTCAACGTCAACCTCCGCCCGTACTACGCGGAGGGCTCCAAGACCCTGGCGTACGAGATCTGCGAGCAGCTCGGCTGGCGGCTGCCGGACCAGCTGGTCGTCCCGATCGCCTCCGGCTCCCAGCTCACGAAGATCGACAAGGGTCTTCAGGAGCTGATCAAGCTGGGGCTCGTCGAGGACAAGCCGTACAAGATCTTCGGCGCCCAGGCCGAGGGCTGCTCGCCGGTGTCGACCGCCTTCAAGGCGGGCCACGACGTCGTGCGGCCCCAGAAGCCGAACACCATCGCCAAGTCCCTCGCCATCGGCAACCCGGCCGACGGCCCGTACGTGCTGGACATCGCGCGCCGCACGGGCGGAGCCGTCGAGGACGTGAACGACGAGCAGGTCGTCGACGCGATCAAGCTGCTGGCCCGCACCGAGGGCATCTTCGCCGAGACGGCCGGTGGCGTGACGGTGGGCGTGACGAAGAAGCTGATCGAGGCGGGCCTGCTCGACCCGGCGCTCACCACCGTCGTGCTCAACACCGGCGACGGTCTCAAGACCCTCGACGCCGTCGCGGAGACCTCGCAGGCGACCGCCGTCATCCGCCCGAGCCTGGACGCGTTCCGCGACGCGGGCCTGGCCGCCCACTGA
- a CDS encoding MoaD/ThiS family protein, whose translation MSVNVRIPTILRTYTDGRAEVPAEGATLAEVIADLEKNHTGIAARVLDDQGKLRRFVNVYVNDDDVRFEQGLETATPDGAGVSIIPAVAGG comes from the coding sequence ATGAGCGTCAACGTCCGCATCCCCACCATCCTCCGTACGTACACGGACGGCCGGGCCGAGGTCCCGGCGGAGGGCGCGACCCTCGCCGAGGTCATCGCGGACCTGGAGAAGAACCACACGGGCATCGCCGCCCGCGTCCTGGACGACCAGGGCAAGCTGCGCCGGTTCGTCAACGTGTACGTGAACGACGACGACGTCCGTTTCGAGCAGGGCCTGGAGACGGCCACGCCGGACGGCGCGGGCGTGTCGATCATCCCCGCGGTCGCCGGCGGCTGA
- a CDS encoding ABC transporter permease gives MFFTYLRRELRRRRRAALVVASGLALGIALVIVVNSVSSGMNRAQDKVLESLYGLGTDMTVTKAAEPPGEGETVRRPRFRFDAKDEGDEAEQSSDIVMVQGFETLAASTVAEVERQDGVAGAVGGLSVNVMKVDGEFKRGAVQQKPGQGGPGAGGGAVRGGGADFDVDSYTAYGTDVTHQELGPLTSSAITSGRTFEENETDARVAVIDSAYAKEKNLGPGKELTVSGTDFEIIGIATADSGEAAADVYLPLAQAQKLADAKDKVTTVYVRATDSQKIDGVKETIQKNISGTTVTTSADLAETVSGSLSTASDLASGVGKWLSVLVLAAAFLVAGLLTSSAVSRRVREFGTLKALGWRSGRVTRQVAGEALVNGLVGGALGIALGLAGAWLITTFGPTLTAQLGGGAGAGPAGGGGGLRVAGPGGGGGPLRDSATRALDIALTAPVSLATIGLAVTLAVAGGLVAGGFGGWRASRLRPADALRRVE, from the coding sequence ATGTTCTTCACCTACCTCCGGCGTGAGCTCCGCCGCCGCAGAAGAGCGGCGCTCGTCGTCGCCTCGGGGCTCGCCCTCGGGATCGCGCTGGTCATCGTCGTCAACTCCGTGTCGTCCGGGATGAACCGCGCCCAGGACAAGGTTCTGGAATCGCTGTACGGGCTCGGCACCGACATGACCGTCACCAAGGCCGCGGAGCCGCCAGGCGAGGGCGAGACCGTGCGGCGGCCCCGCTTCCGGTTCGACGCCAAGGACGAGGGTGACGAGGCAGAGCAGAGCAGCGACATCGTGATGGTCCAGGGGTTCGAGACCCTCGCGGCCTCGACCGTCGCCGAGGTCGAGCGGCAGGACGGCGTCGCGGGCGCGGTCGGCGGACTGAGTGTCAACGTCATGAAGGTCGACGGGGAGTTCAAGCGCGGGGCGGTGCAGCAGAAGCCCGGCCAGGGCGGGCCGGGCGCCGGTGGCGGCGCCGTACGCGGCGGCGGGGCCGACTTCGACGTCGACTCGTACACGGCGTACGGAACGGACGTCACCCACCAGGAGCTCGGGCCCCTGACCTCCTCGGCGATCACCTCCGGGCGGACCTTCGAGGAGAACGAGACCGACGCGCGGGTCGCCGTCATCGACAGCGCCTACGCCAAGGAGAAGAACCTCGGCCCGGGCAAGGAACTCACCGTCTCCGGCACCGACTTCGAGATCATCGGCATCGCGACGGCGGACAGCGGCGAGGCCGCTGCCGACGTCTATCTGCCGCTGGCCCAGGCGCAGAAGCTCGCCGACGCCAAGGACAAGGTGACCACGGTCTACGTCCGGGCGACCGATTCGCAGAAGATCGACGGCGTCAAGGAGACCATCCAGAAGAACATCTCCGGTACGACCGTGACCACCTCCGCCGACCTCGCGGAGACGGTTTCCGGGTCGCTGTCCACGGCGTCCGACCTGGCGTCGGGCGTCGGCAAGTGGCTCTCCGTCCTGGTGCTGGCCGCGGCGTTCCTCGTCGCCGGACTGCTCACCTCGTCGGCGGTCAGCCGGCGCGTGCGGGAGTTCGGCACGCTCAAGGCGCTCGGCTGGCGCAGCGGCCGGGTGACGCGGCAGGTCGCCGGCGAGGCCCTCGTCAACGGACTCGTCGGCGGTGCGCTCGGGATCGCCCTCGGGCTCGCCGGCGCGTGGCTGATCACCACCTTCGGTCCGACGCTCACCGCTCAGCTAGGCGGCGGCGCCGGGGCGGGCCCGGCGGGCGGTGGCGGCGGTCTCCGGGTCGCCGGTCCCGGCGGTGGTGGCGGGCCCCTGCGGGACTCGGCCACCCGCGCCCTCGACATCGCGCTCACCGCGCCCGTGTCGCTCGCCACGATCGGCCTCGCCGTGACCCTCGCCGTCGCCGGCGGCCTCGTCGCGGGCGGCTTCGGCGGCTGGCGGGCATCCCGGCTGCGGCCCGCCGACGCGCTGCGGCGCGTCGAGTGA
- a CDS encoding glucosyl-3-phosphoglycerate synthase → MLDEVARWLSRRSWSASDRSLERLMSAKVRQGTTVSVVLPALNEEATVGEIVTIIRRELMENTPLVDELVVIDSASTDRTSEVAAAAGARVVHRDAILPGLPAVAGKGEVLWRSLMATGGDIVCFCDADLRDFSADFVSGIVGPLLTEPDVQFVKAMYDRPLGGGAAPGPDGTPAQGGRVTELVARPLLNLHWPQLAGFVQPLGGEYAARRSLLEQLRFPVGYGVELGLLVDSLNLVGLDALAQVDVGTRKHRHQDGQALGRMAATIYRTAQLRLARPHLVRPSITQFERVGNGFVPRTHPVDTEERPPMLEIGEYAARRAA, encoded by the coding sequence GTGCTCGATGAGGTGGCCCGCTGGCTGAGCCGGCGCTCCTGGTCCGCGTCCGACCGCTCCCTCGAGAGGCTGATGTCCGCCAAGGTCAGGCAGGGCACAACCGTCAGCGTGGTGCTCCCCGCGCTGAACGAGGAAGCGACGGTCGGAGAGATCGTCACGATCATCCGCCGGGAGCTGATGGAGAACACCCCGCTCGTCGATGAGCTGGTCGTCATCGACTCGGCCTCGACCGACCGCACGTCGGAGGTGGCCGCGGCCGCCGGGGCCCGGGTGGTGCACCGGGACGCGATCCTGCCCGGCCTGCCCGCCGTGGCGGGCAAGGGCGAGGTGCTGTGGCGGTCCCTGATGGCGACGGGGGGTGACATCGTCTGCTTCTGCGACGCGGACCTGCGCGACTTCTCCGCGGACTTCGTCTCCGGCATCGTCGGCCCGCTGCTGACCGAGCCCGACGTCCAGTTCGTCAAGGCAATGTACGACCGCCCGCTGGGCGGGGGTGCCGCTCCCGGGCCCGACGGCACACCGGCCCAGGGCGGCCGGGTGACCGAGCTGGTGGCCAGGCCGCTGCTGAACCTGCACTGGCCGCAGCTCGCCGGGTTCGTGCAGCCGCTGGGCGGCGAGTACGCGGCACGGCGCTCGCTGCTGGAGCAGCTGCGCTTCCCCGTCGGGTACGGCGTGGAGCTCGGTCTGCTGGTCGACTCGCTGAATCTGGTGGGCCTGGACGCGCTGGCCCAGGTCGACGTCGGCACCCGCAAGCACCGCCACCAGGACGGGCAGGCGCTCGGCAGAATGGCCGCGACGATCTATCGCACGGCCCAACTGAGGCTGGCCCGCCCGCACTTGGTGCGCCCGTCGATCACGCAGTTCGAGCGTGTAGGGAACGGGTTCGTGCCGCGGACGCACCCGGTGGACACGGAGGAGCGCCCGCCGATGCTCGAGATCGGTGAGTACGCGGCGCGTCGCGCCGCATAA
- a CDS encoding MFS transporter: MLTVSSCPPDPRVRDVRRLERRLYTYAGLEDFVLLYPLYALLFAEHGLTTAEISSLFAIWCVVGLLVEVPSGVWADAVSRRVTLVAGPLLTAAGFALWALAPSYAAYAAGFTLWAVGGSLRSGSMEALVHDELERLGAADRYGRIMGRAAAFGMAATAAATAAAAPALAFGGDALVWVGSIGACLLCAAAGATLPEHRAAAHHDTTERPGYLATLRSGLAEVRGSRPVRRAMVLAVVITSIWGVLDEYVPLLAAATGVATETVPLLVLVVWVGVTLGSLLVTAGERLSIRAAGALVAAAAVALAAGALSGTPAGFALLAVAFLVFQLADVLADARLQAAITGRSRATITSLTGLGTNITSLLAYGTYAALSPYASHGTVFALLAVPYLLVAAAMGRPRRATPTPAPAVQEGG, translated from the coding sequence ATGCTCACCGTTTCGTCATGCCCGCCGGACCCTCGTGTCCGCGATGTCCGCCGCCTCGAGCGAAGGCTCTACACCTACGCGGGGCTCGAGGACTTCGTCCTCCTCTACCCCCTCTACGCCCTGCTCTTCGCCGAACACGGCCTGACCACCGCCGAGATCTCCTCCCTGTTCGCCATCTGGTGCGTCGTCGGCCTGCTGGTCGAAGTGCCGTCCGGTGTCTGGGCCGACGCGGTGTCCCGCCGCGTCACGCTGGTCGCGGGCCCCCTGCTGACCGCCGCCGGATTCGCGCTGTGGGCGCTGGCCCCCTCCTACGCGGCCTATGCCGCCGGCTTCACGCTCTGGGCCGTCGGCGGCTCCCTGCGCTCCGGCTCCATGGAAGCCCTCGTGCACGACGAACTCGAACGGCTCGGCGCGGCCGACCGCTACGGCCGGATCATGGGCAGGGCCGCCGCGTTCGGCATGGCCGCGACGGCCGCGGCCACGGCCGCTGCCGCGCCCGCGCTCGCCTTCGGCGGCGACGCGCTGGTGTGGGTCGGAAGCATCGGCGCCTGTCTGCTGTGCGCCGCAGCCGGCGCGACGCTCCCCGAGCACCGCGCCGCCGCCCACCACGACACCACCGAACGGCCGGGCTACCTCGCGACGTTGCGCTCCGGGCTGGCCGAGGTGCGCGGCAGCCGCCCCGTCCGGCGGGCGATGGTCCTCGCCGTGGTGATCACGTCGATCTGGGGTGTGCTGGACGAGTACGTACCGCTGCTCGCCGCCGCCACGGGCGTCGCCACCGAGACCGTCCCCCTGCTGGTGCTGGTGGTCTGGGTGGGGGTCACGCTCGGCTCCCTGCTGGTGACGGCCGGCGAACGGCTGTCGATCCGGGCGGCCGGGGCACTGGTCGCGGCCGCGGCCGTGGCGCTCGCGGCGGGCGCGCTGTCGGGGACGCCCGCCGGATTCGCCCTGCTCGCCGTCGCGTTCCTCGTCTTCCAGCTCGCGGACGTGCTGGCCGACGCACGCCTCCAGGCCGCGATCACCGGCAGGAGCCGAGCGACCATCACCTCGCTGACGGGCCTCGGCACCAACATCACCTCGCTGCTGGCCTACGGCACGTACGCGGCGCTGTCGCCGTACGCCTCCCACGGCACGGTCTTCGCGCTGCTCGCCGTGCCGTACCTGCTGGTGGCCGCCGCGATGGGCCGGCCGCGGCGGGCGACGCCGACCCCGGCGCCCGCCGTGCAGGAGGGGGGTTAG
- a CDS encoding ABC transporter ATP-binding protein has product MYQLSGVTKRYRRGKDSVNALDGVDLTIEDGGRLVIQGPTGGGKSTLLQMLGGLDRPSEGSVALDGTDLATLPEARLTRVRAEKIGFVFQSFNLIPTLTAQENVETALVPLPGLKARERRERAGEALASVGLGERLRHLPGELSGGQQQRVAIARALVKRPAVLLADEPTGNLDESMRDEIMEVLEALWEEHAFTFVMVTHDSALARRTRRIATIRKGRVTVRERAVDAV; this is encoded by the coding sequence ATGTACCAGCTCAGTGGCGTCACCAAGCGCTACCGGCGGGGCAAGGACAGCGTGAACGCCCTCGACGGCGTCGACCTGACCATCGAGGACGGCGGCCGGCTCGTCATCCAGGGCCCCACGGGAGGCGGCAAGTCCACACTGCTGCAGATGCTCGGCGGCCTCGACCGGCCGAGCGAGGGCAGCGTGGCCCTCGACGGGACGGACCTGGCGACCCTGCCGGAGGCGAGGCTGACACGGGTGCGGGCGGAGAAGATCGGGTTCGTCTTCCAGAGCTTCAACCTGATCCCCACGCTGACCGCGCAGGAGAACGTCGAGACGGCGCTCGTGCCGCTGCCGGGTCTCAAGGCGCGCGAACGCAGGGAACGCGCCGGGGAGGCGCTGGCCTCCGTCGGGCTCGGCGAGCGGCTGCGGCACCTGCCCGGCGAACTGTCCGGCGGGCAGCAGCAGCGGGTCGCGATCGCGCGTGCGCTGGTGAAGCGGCCGGCGGTACTGCTCGCGGACGAGCCCACGGGAAACCTGGACGAGTCGATGCGCGACGAGATCATGGAGGTGCTGGAGGCGTTGTGGGAGGAGCACGCCTTCACGTTCGTGATGGTCACCCACGACTCGGCGCTGGCGCGCCGGACGCGGCGGATCGCGACGATCCGCAAGGGGCGGGTGACGGTGAGGGAACGAGCGGTCGACGCGGTGTAG
- the groL gene encoding chaperonin GroEL (60 kDa chaperone family; promotes refolding of misfolded polypeptides especially under stressful conditions; forms two stacked rings of heptamers to form a barrel-shaped 14mer; ends can be capped by GroES; misfolded proteins enter the barrel where they are refolded when GroES binds), producing MAKIIAFDEEARRGLERGMNQLADAVKVTLGPKGRNVVLEKKWGAPTITNDGVSIAKEIELEDPYEKIGAELVKEVAKKTDDVAGDGTTTATVLAQALVREGLRNVAAGANPMALKRGIEKAVEAVSGALLEQAKDVETKEQIASTASISAADVQIGELIAEAMDKVGKEGVITVEESQTFGLELELTEGMRFDKGYISAYFATDMERMEASLDDPYILIVNSKVGNVKDLLPLLEKVMQSGKPLLIIAEDVEGEALSTLVVNKIRGTFKSVAVKAPGFGDRRKAMLNDIAILTGGTVISEEVGLKLENAGLDLLGRARKVVITKDETTIVDGAGDSDQVQGRVNQIRAEIENSDSDYDREKLQERLAKLAGGVAVIKAGAATEVELKERKHRIEDAVRNAKAAVEEGIVAGGGVALLQASSVFEKLELQGDEATGANAVKLALEAPLKQIAVNGGLEGGVIVEKVRNLPVGHGLNAATGEYVDMIAEGIIDPAKVTRSALQNAASIAALFLTTEAVIADKPEKASAAAPGGMPGGDMDF from the coding sequence ATGGCCAAGATCATCGCGTTCGACGAGGAGGCACGGCGCGGTCTCGAGCGCGGGATGAACCAGCTCGCCGACGCCGTCAAGGTCACCCTTGGCCCCAAGGGTCGCAACGTCGTCCTCGAGAAGAAGTGGGGCGCCCCCACGATCACCAACGATGGTGTTTCCATCGCCAAGGAGATCGAGCTCGAGGACCCGTACGAGAAGATCGGCGCAGAGCTGGTCAAGGAAGTCGCCAAGAAGACGGACGACGTCGCCGGTGACGGTACGACCACCGCGACCGTCCTCGCCCAGGCGCTCGTCCGTGAGGGCCTGCGCAACGTGGCCGCCGGCGCCAACCCGATGGCCCTGAAGCGCGGCATCGAGAAGGCCGTCGAGGCCGTCTCCGGTGCCCTGCTCGAGCAGGCCAAGGACGTGGAGACCAAGGAGCAGATCGCCTCCACCGCCTCCATCTCCGCCGCTGACGTCCAGATCGGTGAGCTCATCGCCGAGGCCATGGACAAGGTCGGCAAGGAAGGCGTCATCACCGTCGAGGAGTCCCAGACCTTCGGTCTGGAGCTCGAGCTCACCGAGGGTATGCGCTTCGACAAGGGCTACATCTCGGCGTACTTCGCCACCGACATGGAGCGTATGGAGGCGTCCCTGGACGACCCGTACATCCTGATCGTCAACTCCAAGGTCGGCAACGTGAAGGACCTCCTTCCGCTGCTGGAGAAGGTCATGCAGTCCGGCAAGCCGCTGCTGATCATCGCCGAGGACGTCGAGGGTGAGGCCCTGTCGACCCTGGTCGTCAACAAGATCCGCGGCACCTTCAAGTCCGTCGCCGTCAAGGCCCCGGGCTTCGGCGACCGCCGCAAGGCCATGCTGAACGACATCGCCATCCTCACGGGCGGCACGGTCATCTCCGAGGAGGTCGGCCTCAAGCTCGAGAACGCCGGCCTGGACCTGCTGGGCCGCGCCCGCAAGGTCGTCATCACCAAGGACGAGACCACGATCGTCGACGGTGCCGGTGACAGCGACCAGGTCCAGGGTCGTGTCAACCAGATCCGTGCCGAGATCGAGAACAGCGACTCGGACTACGACCGCGAGAAGCTCCAGGAGCGCCTCGCGAAGCTGGCCGGCGGCGTGGCCGTCATCAAGGCCGGCGCCGCGACCGAGGTCGAGCTCAAGGAGCGCAAGCACCGCATCGAGGACGCCGTTCGCAACGCGAAGGCGGCCGTCGAGGAGGGCATCGTCGCCGGTGGTGGCGTGGCCCTGCTCCAGGCCTCCTCGGTCTTCGAGAAGCTCGAGCTCCAGGGCGACGAGGCGACCGGCGCCAACGCCGTGAAGCTTGCGCTGGAGGCCCCGCTCAAGCAGATCGCCGTCAACGGTGGTCTCGAGGGCGGCGTCATCGTCGAGAAGGTGCGCAACCTGCCCGTCGGCCACGGCCTGAACGCCGCGACCGGTGAGTACGTCGACATGATCGCCGAAGGCATCATCGACCCCGCGAAGGTGACCCGCTCTGCTCTGCAGAACGCGGCCTCCATCGCGGCGCTGTTCCTGACCACCGAGGCCGTCATCGCCGACAAGCCGGAGAAGGCCTCCGCGGCCGCTCCGGGCGGCATGCCGGGCGGTGACATGGACTTCTGA
- a CDS encoding helix-turn-helix domain-containing protein yields MTDDQEHRRRVLDPRQDAAALKALTHPLRIRLLGLLRMEGPATASELAVSTGESSASTSYHLRVLAKYAFITEAEHRDGRERRWKSVHDVTNWSNAAMAGSQEARAFVDVARRAQLDHLERSLARHQEDLDTGRLDAVWLEPSGFTDLVARLTPESLTELWTTFERTVSELAARDEGDPRTEQVVLFTGGLALAPEADARGTEPNAKAGSAEAGTVKKPAGEDGS; encoded by the coding sequence GTGACCGATGACCAGGAACACCGCCGCCGCGTACTCGATCCCCGCCAGGACGCCGCCGCCCTCAAAGCACTCACGCACCCGCTGCGGATCCGGCTGCTGGGCCTGCTGCGCATGGAGGGACCGGCCACCGCGAGCGAACTCGCCGTCAGCACGGGCGAGTCGTCCGCGTCGACCAGCTACCACCTGCGGGTGCTGGCCAAGTACGCGTTCATCACGGAGGCAGAGCACCGCGACGGCCGGGAACGGCGCTGGAAGTCCGTCCACGACGTCACCAACTGGAGCAACGCCGCGATGGCCGGCTCGCAGGAGGCGCGGGCGTTCGTCGATGTGGCGCGCCGCGCCCAACTCGACCATCTGGAGCGGTCCCTGGCCCGGCACCAGGAGGACCTCGACACCGGCAGGCTCGACGCGGTGTGGCTGGAGCCGTCCGGCTTCACCGACCTGGTGGCCCGCCTCACACCGGAGTCGCTCACCGAGCTGTGGACCACGTTCGAACGGACCGTGAGCGAGCTCGCCGCCCGTGACGAGGGCGATCCGCGCACCGAGCAGGTCGTGCTCTTCACGGGCGGGCTGGCACTCGCCCCGGAGGCCGACGCGCGTGGCACGGAGCCGAACGCGAAGGCAGGCAGCGCCGAGGCCGGCACGGTGAAGAAGCCGGCCGGGGAGGACGGCTCGTGA
- a CDS encoding MFS transporter, with translation MKPLDPRAARRRFVTVTFLFWLPVGLYIPSQVLLLTERGMSLAVVAGLFAVHSLTVSVMELPTGGLSDVLGRRPVLAAAGLLNLCALTVMALGTTVWALAVAMFLMGSGRALSSGPAEAWYVDTVQAHSGAGAELRTGLARGNTASAAALAAGTLLGGALPLLLGLGPDPGARLAGATGGLVLPLSVPGLLGAAVGVGFVAYVLTALPEPPRPPATLRGVLRGVPATMLGGLRLGATESLVRRVLLTAAAAGAALAAVELLTPGRAARLTGAPESGAVLYAALACAGFLCTAVGSHCAPLTARLTGSSEHAVLAALGVSTTGLALLGVTAAWDDGPAPLALAALGYALVYLGLGAAGPNENDLLHRRVDSTVRATALSVKSLALQSVAALTGLVAGSLPVGPLPWLVGATALLLGALLWIRRAKPSTASHLSPVLRSEEVVLTASGSGPVPCCGSRVAAPRARHSGGIQPASSPPEQQCGCR, from the coding sequence GTGAAGCCGCTGGACCCCCGCGCCGCCCGCCGCCGCTTCGTCACCGTCACGTTCCTCTTCTGGCTCCCCGTCGGCCTCTACATACCGTCCCAGGTACTGCTCCTGACGGAACGCGGCATGAGCCTCGCCGTCGTCGCCGGACTCTTCGCCGTCCACTCCCTCACCGTGTCCGTCATGGAACTGCCCACCGGCGGCCTGTCCGACGTCCTCGGCCGCCGGCCCGTCCTCGCCGCGGCAGGTCTGCTCAACCTGTGCGCCCTGACCGTGATGGCGCTCGGAACCACCGTGTGGGCGCTGGCCGTCGCCATGTTCCTGATGGGCTCCGGCCGCGCCCTGTCCAGCGGCCCCGCGGAGGCCTGGTACGTGGACACCGTCCAGGCCCACTCCGGCGCGGGCGCCGAACTGCGCACGGGCCTGGCACGCGGCAACACCGCCTCGGCAGCCGCGCTCGCCGCCGGAACGCTCCTCGGCGGGGCGCTGCCGCTTCTGCTGGGCCTCGGCCCCGACCCGGGCGCCCGGCTGGCCGGCGCCACCGGCGGGCTCGTGCTGCCGCTGTCGGTACCCGGCCTCCTCGGCGCGGCCGTCGGCGTCGGTTTCGTCGCGTACGTGCTCACCGCCCTGCCGGAGCCGCCCCGTCCGCCGGCCACCCTGCGCGGCGTGCTCCGCGGCGTCCCGGCGACGATGCTGGGCGGGCTTCGGCTCGGCGCCACGGAGTCGCTCGTCCGCCGGGTCCTGCTGACCGCGGCCGCCGCCGGCGCGGCGCTCGCCGCCGTCGAGCTCCTCACCCCCGGCCGGGCCGCCCGGCTCACGGGCGCCCCCGAGTCCGGCGCTGTCCTGTACGCCGCACTCGCCTGCGCCGGCTTCCTGTGCACCGCGGTCGGCAGCCACTGCGCACCTCTGACCGCGCGGCTGACGGGGAGCAGCGAGCACGCGGTGCTCGCCGCCCTCGGTGTGAGCACGACCGGACTCGCGCTGCTCGGCGTGACGGCCGCCTGGGACGACGGCCCGGCACCGCTCGCCCTGGCCGCCCTCGGATACGCCCTCGTCTACCTGGGTCTCGGCGCGGCGGGTCCGAACGAGAACGACCTGCTGCACCGTCGCGTGGACAGCACGGTCCGCGCCACCGCCCTGTCCGTGAAGTCGTTGGCGCTCCAGTCGGTCGCCGCGCTGACCGGCCTCGTGGCCGGCTCCCTGCCGGTCGGCCCGCTGCCGTGGCTGGTGGGCGCGACCGCTCTGCTGCTCGGCGCACTGCTGTGGATCCGCCGGGCGAAGCCCTCGACCGCCTCGCATCTGTCGCCCGTCCTCCGCTCAGAAGAAGTCGTCCTGACCGCGTCCGGGTCGGGACCCGTCCCGTGCTGCGGGAGCCGCGTCGCCGCGCCGAGGGCTCGCCACAGCGGCGGCATTCAGCCGGCGTCGTCTCCACCAGAGCAGCAATGCGGCTGCCGCTAG